A part of Campylobacter ureolyticus ACS-301-V-Sch3b genomic DNA contains:
- a CDS encoding c-type cytochrome, whose protein sequence is MKKLIILLFIINFIHAESFITDMEYGKMLYKNPRGIGCHKCHGLKGEGMVIASYKEFNKTSEEKIDKKLIAPRINNLNPQELADGITSKKRSVMPSYFLTKDEIIVIYKYLKQSKK, encoded by the coding sequence TTGAAAAAACTTATTATTTTACTTTTTATTATAAATTTTATACATGCAGAAAGCTTTATAACTGATATGGAGTATGGAAAGATGCTTTATAAAAATCCACGCGGAATTGGATGTCACAAATGTCATGGATTAAAAGGCGAAGGCATGGTTATAGCAAGTTATAAAGAATTTAATAAAACAAGTGAAGAAAAGATCGATAAAAAGCTAATTGCGCCAAGGATTAATAATTTAAACCCACAAGAGCTAGCCGATGGGATAACAAGTAAAAAAAGAAGTGTAATGCCATCTTATTTTTTAACAAAAGATGAGATAATTGTGATTTATAAGTATTTAAAACAATCTAAAAAATAA
- a CDS encoding leucyl aminopeptidase, giving the protein MKIEFLNKPLAEISADFEAILVVNKDLNHKFVKDKDEFEFFNYKGDKVLVLPEKKRIYVGIKELDYDKIRVCMSQIYNSLKTYNIKSVKLNSYLCKCTKKTFQAIAEGFILGSYEFTKYKSEKTEYKLNQIYISSEEFADKEVDEKKANLGLKNGDIIARATNYAKNGVNEIPEIYTPVKMADEAQILSARYDRVDCKVYDKSFLKEQNMNAFLAVNRSSANEPRLIHLTYTPKVKSLKRVIFVGKGLTYDSGGLSLKPSDYMLTMKSDKSGALAAMGIIKGAAELELPFEIHAIIGATENMIGGNSYKPDDVLISRSKKTIEVRNTDAEGRLVLADCLSYAQDFKPDILIDMATLTGACVVGLGEFTTGLLGNNEEFKKEYKEITKDSGELMTILEFNDYLRELIKSNIADVSNTSSSRYGGTTTAGLFLNTFIKEEYKDKWIHLDIAGPAYLEKSWGYNSFGATGAGVRANLYYLLELAKEAK; this is encoded by the coding sequence ATGAAAATAGAGTTTTTAAACAAACCTTTAGCTGAAATTTCAGCTGATTTTGAGGCAATTTTAGTTGTTAATAAAGATTTAAATCACAAATTTGTAAAAGACAAAGATGAATTTGAATTTTTTAACTATAAAGGGGATAAAGTTTTAGTTTTACCTGAGAAAAAAAGAATTTATGTTGGTATTAAAGAGCTTGATTATGACAAAATTCGCGTTTGCATGAGTCAAATTTATAACTCTTTAAAAACTTATAATATAAAAAGTGTAAAACTTAACTCATATCTTTGCAAATGCACTAAAAAAACTTTTCAAGCTATTGCTGAGGGCTTTATTTTAGGAAGTTATGAGTTTACAAAATACAAAAGTGAAAAAACAGAGTATAAATTAAATCAAATTTATATCTCATCAGAGGAATTTGCAGATAAAGAAGTAGATGAAAAAAAGGCAAATTTAGGACTTAAAAATGGTGATATCATAGCAAGAGCTACAAATTACGCAAAAAATGGTGTAAATGAAATACCTGAAATTTACACACCTGTAAAAATGGCCGATGAAGCACAAATTCTTTCAGCAAGATATGATAGAGTTGATTGCAAGGTTTATGATAAGTCATTTTTAAAAGAGCAAAATATGAACGCATTTTTAGCGGTTAATAGATCAAGTGCGAACGAACCTAGGCTAATTCATCTAACATATACTCCAAAAGTTAAATCTCTAAAAAGAGTTATTTTTGTAGGAAAAGGTTTAACTTATGATAGTGGTGGACTTAGCTTAAAACCAAGTGATTATATGCTTACAATGAAAAGCGATAAAAGTGGAGCGTTAGCTGCTATGGGTATTATAAAAGGAGCTGCTGAACTTGAACTTCCTTTTGAAATTCACGCAATAATTGGTGCAACCGAGAATATGATAGGAGGAAACTCATATAAACCTGATGATGTACTTATCTCAAGAAGTAAAAAAACTATTGAAGTAAGAAATACTGATGCTGAGGGAAGACTAGTTTTGGCTGATTGTCTTAGCTACGCACAAGATTTTAAACCAGATATTTTAATTGATATGGCAACTTTAACAGGGGCTTGCGTTGTAGGACTTGGGGAGTTTACAACAGGACTTTTAGGAAATAATGAAGAGTTTAAAAAAGAGTATAAGGAAATTACAAAAGATAGTGGTGAGCTAATGACGATTTTGGAATTTAATGATTATTTAAGAGAGCTTATTAAAAGCAATATCGCTGATGTTAGCAACACCTCAAGCAGTAGATATGGCGGAACTACAACAGCAGGACTTTTCCTTAATACATTTATAAAAGAAGAATATAAAGATAAATGGATTCATCTTGATATTGCAGGACCAGCTTATTTAGAAAAATCTTGGGGATATAACTCTTTTGGTGCAACAGGAGCAGGTGTAAGAGCAAATTTATACTATTTATTAGAACTTGCAAAGGAAGCTAAATGA
- the rpiB gene encoding ribose 5-phosphate isomerase B, with amino-acid sequence MNISEIFIAGDHSSLELKSSCKEFLESLGYKVTDLGTNSDESVDYPDFAYILTQKIKSVKNSYGVLICGTGIGISIAANRDKFIRCALCHDEFTAKMAREHNDANVLAFGARVLDSKMAKKLCEIFFSTEFAGGRHERRVKKLS; translated from the coding sequence ATGAATATAAGTGAAATTTTTATAGCAGGAGATCACTCAAGCTTGGAGCTAAAAAGTAGCTGCAAGGAGTTTTTAGAAAGCCTTGGATACAAAGTTACAGATCTTGGGACAAATTCAGATGAAAGCGTGGACTATCCAGACTTTGCATATATTTTAACTCAAAAAATAAAAAGTGTTAAAAATAGCTATGGAGTGCTTATTTGCGGAACTGGAATAGGCATAAGTATAGCTGCAAATAGAGATAAATTTATTCGCTGTGCATTGTGTCATGATGAATTTACTGCTAAAATGGCAAGAGAACACAATGATGCAAACGTGCTTGCTTTTGGAGCAAGAGTTCTAGACTCTAAAATGGCTAAAAAATTATGTGAAATATTTTTTAGCACAGAATTTGCAGGTGGTAGGCATGAGCGAAGAGTTAAGAAACTTTCTTAA
- the hemL gene encoding glutamate-1-semialdehyde 2,1-aminomutase gives MTNLQAFKEAKKVIPGGVDSPVRAFGNVGSHPFFVKSAKGAYIEDIEGKKYLDFVQSWGPLIFGHCDETIEKAVIQTAKNGLSFGASSPLETKLANLILKDFPYLDMIRFVSSGTEATMSAIRLARGYSKKDGIIKFEGNYHGHSDSLLVKAGSGAATFGATSSAGVPKSVAENTFVAIYNNIESVKEILNKNDNIGTIIIEPIAGNMGLVPSKPDFLKALRKICDERNIVLILDEVMSGYRASKTGSFGIYGIKADIVTFGKVIGGGINAAAFAAKKEIMSLISPLGDVYQAGTLSGNPVAMAAGIASLTKISNTSNLYEKLEKLAIKFTDGLKKIAKENGISIQTCVRGSMFGYFFTDKEVENYADALTSDLKLFSKFHTGMINEGVFLAPSQFETGFICDAMSEEDIDFALNAAKKVMSNLKK, from the coding sequence ATGACAAATTTACAAGCTTTTAAAGAGGCAAAAAAAGTAATTCCAGGAGGTGTTGATTCACCTGTTAGAGCGTTTGGCAATGTTGGAAGCCATCCATTTTTTGTAAAAAGTGCAAAAGGTGCTTATATTGAAGATATTGAGGGAAAAAAATATCTTGATTTTGTGCAAAGTTGGGGGCCTTTGATTTTTGGACATTGTGATGAGACAATAGAAAAAGCAGTTATACAAACTGCTAAAAATGGACTTAGCTTTGGGGCATCAAGTCCTTTAGAGACAAAACTTGCAAATTTAATTCTTAAAGATTTTCCTTATCTTGATATGATAAGATTTGTAAGCAGTGGAACAGAAGCAACTATGAGCGCTATTCGTCTTGCAAGAGGATATAGCAAAAAAGATGGAATTATCAAATTTGAAGGAAACTATCACGGACATAGCGATAGTTTATTAGTAAAAGCTGGAAGTGGTGCAGCTACTTTTGGGGCAACAAGCAGTGCAGGAGTTCCTAAAAGTGTGGCAGAAAATACCTTCGTAGCAATTTATAATAACATAGAAAGCGTAAAAGAGATATTAAATAAAAACGATAATATTGGAACAATTATAATTGAACCAATTGCTGGAAATATGGGACTTGTTCCAAGTAAGCCTGATTTTTTAAAAGCTCTTCGTAAAATTTGTGATGAAAGAAATATAGTTTTAATCTTAGATGAGGTAATGAGTGGATACCGTGCAAGTAAAACTGGTAGTTTTGGAATTTATGGAATAAAGGCTGATATTGTTACTTTTGGTAAAGTAATTGGCGGTGGTATTAACGCAGCTGCATTTGCCGCAAAAAAAGAAATTATGAGTTTAATAAGTCCTTTGGGTGATGTTTATCAAGCAGGAACTTTAAGTGGAAATCCTGTTGCTATGGCAGCTGGAATTGCAAGCTTAACTAAAATTTCAAATACTTCAAATTTATATGAAAAACTTGAAAAATTAGCTATTAAATTTACAGATGGACTTAAAAAAATAGCCAAAGAAAACGGCATTAGCATCCAAACATGTGTTAGAGGAAGTATGTTTGGTTACTTTTTTACAGATAAAGAGGTTGAAAATTATGCTGATGCTTTAACATCTGATTTAAAACTATTTTCTAAATTCCATACCGGTATGATAAATGAAGGTGTATTTTTAGCGCCATCTCAGTTTGAAACCGGATTTATATGTGATGCAATGAGCGAAGAAGATATTGACTTTGCTTTAAATGCAGCTAAAAAAGTAATGTCAAATTTGAAAAAATAA
- the apt gene encoding adenine phosphoribosyltransferase: MQNVLTNDEKKYLLNSIRAIKDFPKPGVIFRDITTLLNNKEAFNFLMDHLENRYKSYNLDFVSGIESRGFIFGAALSARLRVPFVPIRKPHKLPYITLSQKYSLEYGVDEVEIHIDAFLNKNDAKVLLIDDLIATGGTAKASVELINQTKAKCVEACFLINLKSEFKGSEILKNITKVYSILEI; this comes from the coding sequence ATGCAAAATGTTTTAACTAATGATGAAAAAAAATATCTTTTAAACTCAATTAGAGCTATAAAAGACTTCCCAAAACCAGGTGTTATTTTTAGAGATATTACAACTCTTTTAAATAATAAAGAAGCGTTTAATTTTTTAATGGATCATTTAGAAAATAGATATAAAAGTTATAATTTAGATTTTGTATCTGGTATTGAAAGTCGTGGATTTATCTTTGGAGCAGCACTTTCAGCAAGATTAAGAGTTCCTTTTGTTCCAATTAGAAAACCTCATAAACTTCCATATATTACGCTTTCACAAAAATACAGTCTTGAATACGGCGTTGATGAAGTAGAAATTCACATTGATGCTTTTTTAAATAAAAATGATGCAAAAGTTCTTTTAATAGATGATTTAATAGCAACTGGAGGAACTGCAAAAGCTTCGGTTGAGCTTATTAATCAAACAAAAGCAAAGTGTGTTGAAGCCTGTTTTTTAATAAATTTAAAAAGCGAGTTTAAAGGAAGTGAAATTTTAAAAAATATTACGAAAGTTTATTCTATTTTAGAGATTTAA
- the folD gene encoding bifunctional methylenetetrahydrofolate dehydrogenase/methenyltetrahydrofolate cyclohydrolase FolD, producing MTLIDGKNISKKVKEEVKNETSNLKEKGIIPTLAVVLVGEDKASQTYVRSKEKACELCGIKSLAFKLSQNTTQDELLKLIKKLNSDKEVDGILVQLPLPKHINTNDILKEIDPDKDVDGFHAINVGKLVSGLDSFVPCTPLGVMRLFKEYDIDLNGKNAVVIGRSNIVGKPMANLLLNANATVTITHSKTKNLEHFTKNADIIVAAIGKPKFLKADMVKDGAIIIDVGINRLDDGSLVGDVDFEEVKEKCSFITPVPGGVGPMTIAMLLNNTLISAKKRKSKKN from the coding sequence ATGACTTTAATAGATGGAAAAAATATAAGTAAAAAAGTTAAAGAAGAGGTTAAAAACGAAACTTCAAATTTAAAAGAAAAAGGCATTATCCCAACTCTTGCTGTTGTTTTAGTGGGTGAGGATAAAGCTAGTCAAACTTATGTAAGATCAAAAGAAAAAGCATGTGAGCTTTGTGGTATAAAATCTCTTGCTTTTAAGCTTAGCCAAAACACAACTCAAGATGAGCTTTTAAAGCTTATAAAAAAACTAAACTCAGATAAAGAAGTTGATGGTATCTTAGTTCAACTTCCACTCCCAAAACACATAAATACAAATGATATATTAAAAGAGATTGATCCAGATAAGGATGTCGATGGATTTCACGCGATAAATGTTGGCAAATTAGTAAGTGGGTTGGATAGTTTTGTGCCTTGTACTCCACTTGGAGTTATGAGACTTTTTAAAGAGTATGATATTGATCTAAATGGTAAAAATGCAGTAGTTATTGGAAGAAGCAATATAGTTGGAAAACCTATGGCAAATTTGCTTTTAAACGCTAATGCTACTGTTACTATAACTCATAGCAAAACTAAAAATTTAGAGCATTTTACTAAAAATGCCGATATTATCGTTGCAGCTATTGGAAAGCCAAAATTTTTAAAAGCTGATATGGTAAAAGATGGTGCTATAATAATTGATGTAGGCATAAATAGACTTGATGATGGCTCTTTGGTAGGAGATGTTGATTTTGAAGAAGTAAAAGAAAAATGCTCGTTTATAACACCAGTGCCAGGCGGGGTAGGACCTATGACAATAGCCATGCTTTTAAATAACACTTTAATTTCAGCTAAAAAAAGAAAAAGTAAGAAAAACTAG
- the ychF gene encoding redox-regulated ATPase YchF translates to MSLSVGIVGLPNVGKSTTFNALTKAQNAAAQNYPFCTIEPNKAIVPVPDARLDALAKIVKPNKIQHSTIEFVDIAGLVKGASKGEGLGNKFLANIRETELILHIVRCFDDENITHVEGSIDPVRDIQIIEMELILADIEQLNKKIERLSKEVKAGKKGAKELFDMANLLLEHLNEGKTARSFNDFESETFMELNKELRLLSAKDVIYAANVDEEAIQNDNEYVKTLKEYAQKNNSEVMKLCSKIEEELIGLDDLEAKEMLESLGAEESGLDAIIRRSFAKLNLISYFTAGVVEVRAWTITNGWKAPKAASVIHNDFEKGFIRAEVISYDDFIECGGENGAKEAGKMRLEGKDYIVQDGDVMHFRFNV, encoded by the coding sequence ATGAGTTTATCAGTTGGTATCGTAGGACTTCCAAATGTTGGCAAATCAACAACTTTTAACGCCTTAACAAAAGCACAAAATGCAGCAGCTCAAAACTACCCATTTTGCACAATAGAGCCAAATAAAGCAATCGTTCCAGTGCCAGATGCAAGACTTGATGCACTTGCTAAGATAGTAAAACCTAATAAAATTCAACACTCAACAATAGAGTTTGTAGATATCGCAGGACTTGTAAAAGGCGCTAGCAAAGGCGAAGGGCTTGGAAATAAATTTCTAGCTAATATTAGAGAAACTGAGCTTATTTTACATATTGTAAGATGCTTTGATGATGAAAACATTACACATGTTGAAGGTAGTATTGATCCGGTTCGTGATATACAAATTATAGAAATGGAGCTTATCTTAGCAGATATCGAACAATTAAATAAAAAAATCGAAAGATTAAGCAAAGAGGTAAAAGCTGGGAAAAAAGGAGCAAAAGAGCTTTTTGATATGGCAAATTTGCTACTTGAACATCTAAATGAGGGAAAAACTGCAAGAAGCTTTAATGATTTTGAAAGCGAGACATTTATGGAGCTTAATAAAGAGCTTAGGCTTTTATCGGCAAAAGATGTAATATATGCAGCAAATGTAGATGAAGAGGCAATCCAAAATGATAATGAGTATGTTAAAACATTAAAAGAATATGCACAAAAAAATAACTCAGAAGTTATGAAACTATGCTCAAAAATAGAAGAAGAGTTAATTGGACTTGATGATTTAGAAGCAAAAGAGATGTTAGAAAGTCTTGGAGCAGAAGAAAGTGGGCTTGATGCGATAATAAGACGCTCTTTTGCAAAACTTAACTTAATAAGTTATTTCACAGCAGGAGTTGTGGAAGTTAGAGCCTGGACGATCACAAATGGCTGGAAAGCTCCAAAAGCTGCAAGTGTGATACATAATGACTTTGAAAAAGGCTTTATAAGGGCTGAAGTTATAAGCTATGATGATTTTATAGAGTGTGGTGGCGAAAATGGAGCTAAAGAAGCCGGTAAAATGCGACTTGAAGGCAAAGATTATATCGTTCAAGATGGCGATGTGATGCACTTTAGGTTTAATGTTTAA
- a CDS encoding agmatine deiminase family protein, whose product MMRAIAEWEAQEAIFLSLPHYNTDWNEYLLDIMKSYVELVKVLSKFQKVCLISPSKEDFEYFFKDIPNLSFYKIDTNDTWIRDYGAIDVESAGRIISYNFEFNAWGGKFQSNKDNSVNLELYKYFKGELKNIDLILEGGSIDFNGYGTMLTTTTCLLNDNRNNLSKSELEDKFRSLFGIHRIIWLENGFIKGDDTDSHVDTLARFITRDMVAYSICEDKNDEQYESLKLMEDKLKKTGFKLLPLPLPKPIFYDDVRLPATYANFIFVNDALIVPTYADKNDEIVLNSLKKALPNLEIIGVDARVFIRQNGSLHCASQNRFLGNR is encoded by the coding sequence ATTATGAGAGCTATCGCTGAATGGGAAGCCCAAGAGGCTATATTTTTATCACTCCCACATTATAATACCGACTGGAATGAATATTTGCTTGATATAATGAAAAGCTATGTTGAGCTTGTAAAGGTTTTAAGTAAATTTCAAAAAGTATGTCTTATATCTCCAAGCAAAGAAGATTTTGAATATTTTTTTAAAGATATTCCAAATTTAAGTTTTTATAAGATAGACACAAATGATACTTGGATAAGGGATTATGGCGCAATAGATGTTGAAAGTGCTGGAAGGATAATAAGTTATAATTTTGAGTTTAATGCTTGGGGTGGAAAATTTCAAAGCAATAAAGACAATAGTGTTAATTTAGAGCTTTATAAATACTTTAAAGGTGAGCTTAAAAACATAGATCTTATTTTAGAGGGCGGAAGTATTGATTTTAATGGCTATGGAACGATGCTAACAACCACAACCTGTCTTTTAAATGATAATAGAAATAACCTTTCTAAAAGTGAGCTTGAAGATAAATTTAGATCTCTTTTTGGTATTCATAGAATTATTTGGCTTGAAAATGGCTTTATAAAAGGTGATGATACAGATAGTCATGTTGATACTTTAGCTAGATTTATTACTCGTGATATGGTAGCATATTCTATTTGCGAGGATAAAAATGATGAGCAGTATGAGTCATTAAAACTTATGGAAGATAAGCTAAAAAAAACAGGCTTTAAACTTTTACCATTGCCGCTTCCAAAACCAATTTTTTATGATGATGTTAGACTTCCTGCAACTTATGCAAATTTTATCTTTGTAAATGATGCTTTGATAGTGCCAACTTATGCAGATAAAAATGATGAGATAGTTTTAAACTCACTTAAAAAAGCTTTGCCAAATTTAGAGATTATAGGCGTTGATGCAAGAGTTTTTATAAGACAAAATGGCTCACTTCACTGCGCTAGTCAAAATAGATTTTTAGGAAATAGATAA
- a CDS encoding type II toxin-antitoxin system RelE/ParE family toxin — protein sequence MIILTNRFKKELGNILGFIKKDSKTRALKFRDDLLSKIDQIPNYPQIYRKSLTTDDENVKDLIFKGFVVVFRVKNDDIYILGIYKHNLWKN from the coding sequence ATGATAATTTTAACTAATCGCTTTAAAAAAGAGTTAGGCAATATTTTAGGTTTTATTAAAAAAGATAGTAAAACAAGAGCTTTAAAATTTAGAGATGATTTATTATCTAAAATTGATCAAATCCCAAACTATCCACAAATTTATAGAAAGTCATTAACCACAGATGATGAAAATGTAAAAGACTTGATATTTAAAGGCTTTGTTGTTGTTTTTAGGGTAAAAAATGATGATATTTATATTTTAGGAATTTACAAACACAATCTTTGGAAAAACTGA
- a CDS encoding MFS transporter, with translation MQISKKMPSPKRTIKVLSALFIGVWLIFIGNGLVLTSAGVMLKEMGVSDVFIGIITSCFFLGGIMSAIFAYSFISSYGYVRSYAIFTALFAISATLHGLGNSIIYWAFLRFLLGFSYYSIVMVVESWINTKSKNEIRSRVLAFYEMLYYGGFGVGVIILALNLSNAKIFAISIFFILLGAIPMNTVKIKEPPLPEKRKLSIPNVFNLVPLALSGSFTAGICLSTFFAMSSVFVLKIGGSVLDISTFIFIAMIGGLLSELFFGNFSDKFGRKYSIMLGVFIALVASIFMWFNLENLTILKICVFFLTFGTFSLYALSLARANDMLNNKNESAKVGAELLLSYSIGSLLGPLITGVFIEIFGSLGFVLVYVLILAFLFVFAAFQEVVPKEKRGEFVAKIPSKILR, from the coding sequence ATGCAAATAAGTAAGAAAATGCCAAGTCCAAAAAGAACTATTAAGGTCTTATCTGCTCTTTTTATAGGAGTTTGGCTTATATTTATAGGAAATGGCTTAGTTTTAACATCAGCTGGTGTTATGCTAAAAGAAATGGGCGTAAGCGATGTTTTTATCGGCATTATCACATCGTGCTTTTTTCTTGGTGGCATTATGAGTGCGATATTTGCTTATAGTTTTATAAGTAGCTATGGATATGTTAGAAGTTATGCTATATTTACAGCTTTATTTGCCATTTCAGCTACGCTTCATGGACTTGGAAATAGCATAATTTATTGGGCATTTTTACGATTTTTGCTTGGATTTTCTTATTATAGTATCGTTATGGTTGTAGAAAGCTGGATAAACACAAAGTCTAAAAATGAGATAAGATCACGAGTTTTAGCATTTTATGAAATGCTTTATTATGGTGGATTTGGTGTTGGGGTTATAATACTTGCTCTAAATTTAAGCAATGCTAAAATTTTTGCAATTTCTATATTTTTCATCTTACTTGGTGCAATTCCAATGAATACTGTAAAAATCAAAGAACCACCACTTCCTGAAAAAAGAAAACTATCAATCCCAAATGTTTTTAATCTTGTCCCACTAGCACTTAGTGGAAGCTTTACAGCTGGAATTTGCTTAAGTACTTTTTTTGCAATGTCAAGTGTGTTTGTTTTAAAAATAGGGGGAAGCGTTTTAGATATTTCTACTTTTATTTTTATAGCAATGATAGGGGGATTGTTATCAGAGCTCTTTTTTGGAAATTTTAGTGATAAATTTGGTAGAAAATACTCTATTATGCTTGGTGTTTTTATCGCTTTAGTTGCTTCTATTTTTATGTGGTTTAATTTAGAAAATTTAACTATTTTAAAAATTTGCGTATTTTTTCTAACTTTTGGAACATTTTCACTTTATGCATTATCACTTGCAAGAGCAAATGATATGTTAAACAATAAAAACGAAAGTGCAAAGGTTGGAGCTGAGCTTTTACTAAGCTATTCTATTGGCTCACTTCTAGGACCGTTAATCACAGGAGTTTTTATAGAAATTTTTGGATCTTTGGGTTTTGTTTTAGTCTATGTTTTAATACTAGCGTTTTTATTTGTATTTGCTGCATTTCAAGAAGTTGTACCTAAGGAAAAAAGAGGGGAATTTGTAGCAAAAATACCAAGTAAAATTTTAAGATAA
- the lepB gene encoding signal peptidase I: MKKTLSRIYNFSGSWTGTIVIVLFVIFFFAQAFVIPSGSMKNSLLIGDFLFVKKFSYGIPTPHIPWIEVPVLPDLNKDGHFIKGKKPQRGDIIVFRYPLNKKIHFVKRNFAVGGDEVIFTIKNLYLRPHEGDNFIDKNYDKNDIVILNGKKFIKEPYKNKGIHYDEKVNLLSLTLKHLANGSFAMQPAIVDELGKLDDGLNFNAYYIKVPENEFFMIGDNRDHSDDSRFWGTVPYKFIVGKPWFVYFSWDKDKKIRWERIGRSVNTLENKEEFIYDQP, encoded by the coding sequence ATGAAAAAAACTTTAAGTAGAATTTATAATTTTTCAGGAAGCTGGACTGGAACTATTGTAATAGTTTTATTTGTTATATTTTTCTTTGCTCAAGCTTTCGTAATCCCTAGTGGCTCTATGAAAAACTCTCTTTTAATTGGTGATTTTTTATTTGTTAAGAAATTTAGTTATGGCATACCAACTCCTCACATTCCATGGATTGAAGTGCCTGTTTTACCAGATCTAAACAAAGATGGGCACTTTATAAAAGGTAAAAAACCACAAAGAGGCGATATTATTGTATTTCGCTATCCGTTAAATAAAAAAATACATTTTGTAAAAAGAAACTTTGCAGTTGGCGGGGATGAAGTTATTTTTACTATAAAAAATTTATATCTAAGACCACATGAGGGCGATAATTTTATAGATAAAAATTATGATAAAAATGATATTGTTATTTTAAATGGTAAAAAATTTATAAAAGAGCCTTATAAAAATAAAGGCATTCACTACGATGAAAAAGTAAATTTGCTAAGCCTTACTTTAAAACACCTTGCAAATGGTAGTTTTGCTATGCAGCCAGCCATAGTTGATGAACTTGGAAAACTTGATGATGGACTTAATTTTAATGCATATTATATAAAGGTACCTGAAAATGAGTTTTTTATGATAGGAGATAACAGAGATCATTCAGATGATAGTCGTTTTTGGGGAACGGTGCCATATAAATTTATAGTTGGAAAGCCTTGGTTTGTATATTTTAGTTGGGATAAAGATAAAAAAATTCGCTGGGAAAGGATAGGAAGATCAGTAAATACTCTTGAAAACAAAGAAGAGTTTATCTACGATCAACCATAA
- a CDS encoding AtpZ/AtpI family protein — translation MKITENLNDAVKDANGLSLAISIVVAVLIGFFIGKGLYHLTGIKALFWIFLVVGILAAFLNIYKAVKAQQKDINDLVNDPKYKQYKEALDKENPHKDYDEFDAIDKEDKKWNEA, via the coding sequence ATGAAAATAACTGAAAATTTAAATGATGCAGTAAAAGATGCAAATGGTTTAAGTCTGGCTATTTCTATAGTCGTAGCTGTACTTATAGGGTTTTTTATAGGAAAAGGACTTTATCATCTAACTGGCATAAAAGCTTTGTTTTGGATATTTTTAGTTGTTGGGATATTGGCAGCTTTTTTAAATATTTATAAAGCTGTAAAAGCCCAGCAAAAAGATATTAATGATCTTGTAAATGATCCAAAATATAAGCAGTATAAAGAGGCTCTTGATAAGGAAAATCCTCATAAAGACTATGATGAGTTTGATGCGATTGACAAAGAAGATAAAAAGTGGAATGAAGCATAA
- a CDS encoding DedA family protein yields the protein MEEFLKGLMLEYQEYAYIVLFVWCLIEGEIGLILAGVMAHSGYVSLPISIVVAGVGAFCGDQFYFFLGRYNKKFITNKLSSQKRKFAIAHLLLQKYDWWIIFFQRYIYGFRAIIPMSIGITRYDQKKFAFINLISSFSWAFLTIILAWYFGDEIWHFVNFIEKHWYVALPIIVLFFGLIFYGFKQMEKRFLKKKK from the coding sequence ATGGAAGAATTTTTAAAAGGTTTAATGCTTGAATATCAAGAATACGCATATATTGTTTTATTTGTGTGGTGCTTGATAGAAGGTGAGATTGGTCTTATTTTAGCAGGAGTTATGGCTCATTCAGGATATGTAAGCCTTCCTATTTCCATAGTAGTTGCGGGAGTTGGAGCATTTTGTGGGGATCAATTTTACTTTTTTCTAGGCAGATATAATAAAAAATTTATAACCAACAAACTAAGCTCTCAAAAGCGTAAATTTGCAATTGCGCATTTACTTTTACAAAAGTATGATTGGTGGATTATATTTTTTCAGCGTTATATTTATGGATTTCGTGCAATTATACCAATGAGTATTGGCATAACCAGATATGACCAAAAAAAATTTGCATTTATAAATTTAATAAGTAGTTTTTCATGGGCTTTTTTAACTATAATTTTAGCATGGTACTTTGGTGATGAAATTTGGCATTTTGTAAATTTCATAGAAAAACATTGGTATGTAGCACTGCCTATAATAGTGTTATTTTTTGGATTGATATTTTATGGTTTTAAGCAAATGGAAAAAAGATTTTTAAAAAAGAAAAAATAG